A region from the Terriglobales bacterium genome encodes:
- a CDS encoding NADH-quinone oxidoreductase subunit C produces the protein MADETKRNPSDPQASGGDKPPAQPVTAAGQNVAPGKAGDAAQGKDPAKVQPTPPGAAAGHAAPPPKPAGPAATPWEHPRVAKLKGLYGSGIKDALTYLGQNYFVVNKEVVFDVLRSLRDDEKFDYCVDVTAVHYPDKPEPFEVVWILYSFAHNERVRVKTSVKDGEKPPSSVPLWETANWLEREVYDMFGVEFEGHPDMRRILLPDGWKGFPLRKDYGIIQQDNEWVKINLGIESGQ, from the coding sequence ATGGCTGACGAAACCAAACGCAATCCCTCGGACCCGCAAGCGAGTGGTGGCGACAAGCCGCCCGCGCAGCCCGTTACCGCCGCCGGCCAGAACGTCGCGCCCGGCAAGGCCGGCGACGCCGCGCAGGGCAAAGACCCCGCCAAAGTCCAGCCGACGCCGCCCGGCGCAGCCGCCGGCCATGCCGCGCCGCCGCCCAAGCCCGCCGGTCCCGCGGCGACGCCATGGGAGCACCCGCGCGTCGCGAAACTGAAGGGACTGTACGGCTCGGGCATCAAGGACGCGCTGACCTACCTCGGTCAGAACTACTTCGTCGTGAACAAGGAAGTCGTCTTCGACGTGCTGCGGTCGCTGCGCGACGACGAGAAGTTCGATTACTGCGTCGACGTCACCGCGGTGCACTATCCCGACAAGCCGGAACCGTTCGAGGTGGTGTGGATCCTCTACTCGTTCGCGCACAACGAGCGCGTGCGCGTGAAGACCAGCGTCAAGGACGGCGAGAAGCCGCCCAGCTCGGTGCCGCTCTGGGAGACGGCGAACTGGCTGGAGCGCGAGGTCTACGACATGTTCGGCGTCGAGTTCGAGGGGCATCCGGACATGCGGCGCATCCTGTTGCCGGATGGGTGGAAGGGATTCCCGCTGCGCAAGGACTACGGC